In Phragmites australis chromosome 17, lpPhrAust1.1, whole genome shotgun sequence, the following are encoded in one genomic region:
- the LOC133896710 gene encoding BTB/POZ domain-containing protein At3g05675 encodes MRTGRPKIGDRATSDVVVRLRTPEGRDEWLYCHSAVLAAGSTYFADRLSDSWPTCQILGSRYCVEVYCQEPDLSSHVNVLRLLYAAEPCSRFGVRGALGVLQAAVHLGCSQITAACAGYLESAPWDEADEEEILRAVPCLGPQYDCILARLRPIDPAPVTSIFLSAFRHATRPSAAGPARELKSAAQEQLEYMLTEDDDAPLLALDNDNVKSQVKDCVTGLLSRFSDFMSSILTKKKEVPLGDYGELQQELLSYVCDVSWVCQVLSKLEMMKCLVLYWVGVSSDVVEAVEAVCTGFDCLKTRLKVVEVSAKVLEAVAFGNIVLATEKRHHAVNVWIGFAGRTKSLVDQADRDDDGNAETPNVNLDSEVWQGLESAIVSIVLTLPSNIQAEILSEWLQSKHVRYPDLTEAFEAWCYRSKVAKRRLSFLSNIDRVS; translated from the coding sequence ATGAGGACGGGGCGGCCCAAGATCGGCGACCGGGCGACGAGCGACGTGGTGGTGCGGCTCCGGACGCCGGAGGGCCGCGACGAGTGGCTCTACTGCCACTCCgccgtcctcgccgccggcagcaccTACTTCGCCGACCGCCTCTCCGACTCCTGGCCGACGTGCCAGATCCTCGGCTCGCGCTACTGCGTCGAGGTCTACTGCCAGGAGCCCGATCTCAGCTCCCACGTCAACGTGCTCCGCCTCCTCTACGCTGCCGAGCCCTGCTCCCGCTTCGGCGTCCGCGGCGCGCTCGGCGTCCTCCAGGCCGCCGTGCACCTCGGCTGCAGCCAGATCACCGCCGCGTGCGCTGGCTACCTCGAGTCCGCCCCCTGGGACGAGGCGGACGAGGAGGAGATACTGAGGGCCGTCCCCTGCCTCGGCCCACAGTATGACTGCATCCTTGCGCGTCTCCGCCCGATTGATCCAGCGCCGGTGACCAGCATCTTCCTCTCGGCCTTCCGGCACGCAACGCGCCCGTCGGCAGCCGGGCCGGCGCGGGAGCTCAAATCTGCAGCTCAGGAGCAGCTGGAGTACATGCTCACCGAAGACGACGACGCGCCATTGCTAGCCCTTGACAACGACAATGTGAAGTCTCAAGTGAAGGATTGTGTTACAGGTTTACTGAGTAGGTTCAGTGATTTCATGAGTTCTATCCTGACGAAAAAAAAGGAGGTGCCTTTAGGCGACTATGGCGAGCTTCAGCAGGAGTTGCTTTCTTATGTTTGTGACGTCTCCTGGGTCTGTCAGGTCTTGAGCAAGCTCGAGATGATGAAGTGCCTCGTTCTCTACTGGGTTGGAGTGTCCTCCGATGTCGTTGAAGCTGTCGAGGCAGTTTGCACGGGGTTCGACTGTCTGAAGACCAGGCTGAAGGTGGTAGAGGTGTCTGCAAAGGTCCTGGAGGCAGTTGCATTTGGCAATATTGTCCTTGCAACTGAGAAGCGTCATCATGCGGTGAATGTTTGGATTGGCTTTGCAGGAAGAACGAAGTCTTTGGTTGATCAGGCTGATCGTGATGATGATGGCAACGCTGAGACACCAAATGTGAACTTGGACAGCGAGGTCTGGCAGGGTCTAGAATCAGCAATTGTTTCGATTGTACTAACACTGCCGTCAAATATTCAAGCTGAGATTTTGTCAGAGTGGCTTCAGTCGAAGCATGTTAGATATCCCGACTTGACAGAGGCTTTTGAAGCCTGGTGTTATAGATCAAAGGTTGCAAAAAGAAGGCTATCTTTCTTGAGCAACATTGATCGGGTATCTTGA